One Devosia lacusdianchii genomic window carries:
- a CDS encoding MFS transporter, with amino-acid sequence MGGLRRFLRAYYAYVFLFDFMLAYAIYTALFELEGIAVGEIGVLLAFWSASAIVLEMPSGALSDHFDRRVLLVLAPLLKALTFVCWGVANGNFWLYGLGFLFWSAGQALQSGTREALLYERLAAEGRSDDFDKVLGRDAAAEGLGIGAGALVGGFVAQLNMDWAVWLSIPPLLVGAVLALALRDNRPMRGGEGDETPATYLSHFADAFGEFRRHADLRFVTVYMAVGLITFELLEEFDQLYYLAVSVPIWAWGVLAGTVELFYAYASVAAHRLSGRPWLAWALPLLGGALLIAASFGNNQWYVLLLELAYVAIAPVAVLAEARFHRIMDGRSRATTTSALVAAENVAGIAATLLFGFIAQWLGILPAYGWAGVVMIPVAIWVFVGQRRGMRAID; translated from the coding sequence ATGGGCGGCCTGCGGCGGTTCCTGCGCGCCTACTATGCCTATGTCTTCCTGTTCGACTTCATGCTGGCCTATGCCATCTATACGGCCCTGTTTGAGCTGGAGGGCATAGCCGTTGGCGAGATCGGCGTGCTGCTGGCATTCTGGTCGGCCTCGGCCATCGTGCTCGAAATGCCCTCAGGCGCGCTGTCGGACCATTTCGACCGGCGGGTATTGCTGGTGCTGGCGCCGCTGCTCAAAGCGCTGACCTTCGTGTGTTGGGGCGTCGCCAACGGCAATTTCTGGCTCTACGGGCTTGGCTTCCTGTTCTGGAGCGCCGGCCAGGCGCTGCAATCGGGTACGCGTGAGGCCCTGCTCTATGAGCGACTTGCCGCCGAGGGCCGTAGCGACGATTTCGATAAAGTCCTGGGTCGCGACGCCGCCGCAGAGGGCCTTGGCATCGGAGCCGGTGCGCTGGTTGGCGGGTTCGTCGCGCAGCTCAACATGGATTGGGCCGTCTGGCTGTCGATCCCGCCGCTGTTGGTCGGGGCCGTGCTGGCTCTGGCGTTGCGCGACAACCGCCCGATGCGTGGCGGCGAGGGTGACGAAACGCCGGCCACCTACCTCTCGCATTTTGCCGATGCCTTCGGCGAATTTCGCCGCCACGCCGACCTGCGCTTCGTCACGGTCTATATGGCGGTGGGTCTGATCACCTTCGAACTGCTGGAAGAGTTCGACCAGCTCTATTACCTCGCCGTTTCGGTGCCGATCTGGGCCTGGGGCGTCCTGGCTGGCACTGTCGAGCTGTTCTACGCCTATGCCAGCGTCGCCGCCCACCGGCTGTCCGGCCGCCCCTGGCTGGCTTGGGCACTGCCTTTGCTTGGCGGCGCCCTGCTCATCGCGGCCTCGTTCGGCAACAATCAGTGGTATGTGCTGCTGCTCGAGCTGGCCTATGTCGCCATCGCACCGGTCGCCGTGCTTGCCGAAGCCCGATTCCACCGCATCATGGATGGCCGCAGCCGTGCCACCACGACTTCGGCCCTTGTAGCGGCTGAGAACGTCGCCGGCATTGCCGCCACCCTGCTGTTTGGTTTCATCGCGCAATGGCTGGGCATTCTGCCCGCCTATGGCTGGGCCGGCGTGGTAATGATCCCGGTCGCCATCTGGGTCTTTGTCGGCCAACGCCGTGGCATGCGCGCGATCGACTGA
- a CDS encoding APH(3') family aminoglycoside O-phosphotransferase translates to MSTSFPQNLPPQFAAFGDREWTEVTLGESGAGVWRIHGGGETLFLKHAPVHPLSEMPGEVARLNWLASTPVPAPRVREYVEIDDTSWLLMTALPGRDLTELTDDPARLCQVLASGLRAVHALDPGNCAFDQRLTAKLREGSANVAAGLVDETDFDDAYDGWTASAVLDWLLAHQPSNEDLVVAHGDASLPNIMAENGNFSGIIDCGRLGVADPWQDLAIACRSIIFNCGEAHVPTFLAAYGADWDEERFRYYCALDELF, encoded by the coding sequence ATGTCCACCTCTTTCCCCCAAAACCTTCCACCGCAGTTCGCCGCTTTTGGCGATCGGGAATGGACCGAGGTGACGTTGGGCGAGTCGGGCGCCGGGGTCTGGCGGATCCATGGCGGTGGCGAGACGCTGTTCCTCAAACATGCGCCGGTTCATCCCCTGAGTGAGATGCCGGGCGAGGTGGCGCGCCTCAACTGGCTTGCTTCGACCCCGGTTCCGGCGCCCCGGGTTCGCGAATATGTCGAGATCGACGACACTTCCTGGCTATTGATGACCGCCCTGCCCGGCCGTGATCTCACTGAGCTCACCGACGACCCTGCCAGGCTTTGCCAGGTCCTCGCCTCCGGCCTGCGCGCCGTGCACGCGCTCGATCCGGGCAACTGCGCCTTCGATCAGCGGCTGACCGCCAAGCTACGCGAGGGCTCGGCCAATGTTGCAGCCGGACTGGTCGACGAGACTGACTTTGACGATGCCTATGACGGCTGGACCGCCTCGGCCGTGCTGGATTGGCTGTTGGCCCATCAGCCAAGCAACGAGGACCTGGTTGTCGCCCATGGCGATGCCAGCCTGCCCAACATCATGGCCGAGAATGGCAATTTCTCCGGCATCATCGACTGCGGCCGCCTCGGCGTCGCCGATCCCTGGCAGGATCTGGCCATTGCGTGCCGCAGCATCATCTTCAATTGCGGCGAGGCGCACGTGCCGACATTTCTGGCCGCCTACGGTGCCGATTGGGACGAAGAGCGCTTCCGCTACTACTGCGCGCTCGACGAACTCTTCTGA
- a CDS encoding TetR/AcrR family transcriptional regulator, with the protein MARPRTYDRDTVLDKAMSLFWRLGYEGAHLSALVTHTGLNRFSLYKEFGGKAGLYEAALEKFLGYLLGQYRDILTVQPLGLENIEAVLRSLQYGSEYYGCFMINTLTQRDTVPEGAYAKALAGADEIEALYFGNLVSAMARGQIASGSNVAGLGKMLQTLDQGLHIQGLAGTSDAQKDRVISAVMAGLRTGVA; encoded by the coding sequence ATGGCGCGCCCCAGAACCTATGATCGTGACACGGTGCTCGACAAGGCGATGAGCCTGTTCTGGCGGCTGGGCTACGAGGGCGCCCATCTGAGCGCGCTGGTTACCCATACCGGCCTCAATCGCTTCAGCCTCTACAAGGAATTCGGTGGCAAGGCGGGACTTTACGAGGCGGCGCTCGAGAAGTTTCTCGGCTACCTGCTGGGGCAGTATCGGGACATTCTGACGGTGCAGCCGCTGGGCCTGGAGAATATCGAGGCAGTGTTGCGCTCGCTCCAATATGGCAGCGAATACTACGGCTGCTTTATGATCAACACGCTCACCCAGCGGGACACCGTGCCGGAGGGCGCCTACGCCAAGGCGCTTGCCGGCGCCGACGAAATCGAGGCGCTGTATTTCGGCAACCTGGTCAGCGCCATGGCGCGCGGCCAGATCGCCAGCGGCAGCAATGTCGCCGGGCTGGGTAAGATGCTGCAGACACTGGACCAGGGCCTGCATATCCAGGGACTCGCGGGCACCAGTGACGCCCAGAAGGATCGGGTGATCAGCGCAGTGATGGCTGGCCTGCGGACGGGCGTCGCCTAG
- a CDS encoding phosphotransferase family protein — protein sequence MPTTLPSESLARDVARAVLGWPEADASRFTTGMAFFVYDVSHGSDRAVVRMGRPEQSGALRQGQELMETLRPLGVPLPAIFATGEQQGVPYIVMERLAGTDLGHVLHELSPAGNRRVAEAVADAQLATARSGQSTRFGYAATPEQAPHDGWAGVIAAHIDRSRRLITANGLFPLEVITDTERLFAGHRAAIDAVAPTPFLHDTTTKNVIVSPAGTLSGIVDVDDLCYGDPRYAAALTATAMLGWDGAEDYVAAWLARIGLTRDALFEFYVATFLLDFMAEHGTRFNGNEVASTPEARERLSRLYQEALRRAAV from the coding sequence ATGCCCACCACGCTCCCGTCCGAAAGCCTCGCGCGCGACGTGGCCCGCGCGGTATTGGGATGGCCCGAAGCGGACGCCAGCCGCTTCACCACCGGCATGGCGTTTTTCGTCTACGACGTCAGCCACGGCAGCGATCGTGCCGTGGTGCGCATGGGCCGGCCGGAACAGTCCGGCGCCTTGCGGCAGGGCCAGGAGCTCATGGAAACGCTCCGGCCCCTTGGCGTCCCCCTGCCCGCGATTTTCGCCACCGGCGAGCAGCAGGGCGTGCCCTATATCGTCATGGAGCGGCTGGCGGGCACCGATCTCGGCCATGTCCTTCACGAGCTCTCACCGGCCGGCAACCGCCGCGTGGCGGAAGCGGTCGCCGATGCCCAGCTTGCGACCGCCCGCTCGGGACAGTCCACTCGCTTCGGCTATGCGGCGACGCCGGAACAGGCGCCGCATGATGGTTGGGCTGGCGTCATCGCGGCCCATATCGATCGTTCGCGCCGCCTAATCACCGCCAATGGCTTGTTTCCTCTGGAGGTCATCACGGACACGGAGCGCCTGTTTGCCGGCCATCGCGCCGCCATTGACGCCGTCGCGCCCACGCCCTTCCTGCATGACACGACGACGAAAAACGTCATCGTGTCGCCAGCGGGGACGCTTTCCGGCATCGTCGATGTCGATGACCTCTGCTACGGCGACCCGCGCTACGCGGCGGCGCTTACGGCCACGGCCATGTTGGGTTGGGACGGAGCGGAGGATTATGTCGCGGCCTGGTTGGCCCGCATCGGGCTGACACGTGACGCGCTCTTCGAATTCTACGTCGCGACATTCCTGCTCGACTTCATGGCCGAGCACGGCACACGCTTCAACGGCAACGAGGTGGCATCGACGCCCGAGGCGCGCGAGCGGCTATCACGACTCTACCAGGAGGCACTGCGGCGCGCCGCAGTCTAG
- a CDS encoding NADH:ubiquinone oxidoreductase subunit NDUFA12, with amino-acid sequence MKQFLTEIFSWWSGQTWGTRLWIWRFGEYVGSDEAGNRYYQDKKANRRYVTYNGYADASSIGAGWHGWMHYRTDVAPSQAKYVAHSWEKPHEANLTGTAAAYRPDGSLLGKGERPRVTGDYDAWSPE; translated from the coding sequence ATCAAGCAGTTCCTCACTGAAATCTTCTCCTGGTGGAGCGGCCAGACCTGGGGAACGCGCCTGTGGATCTGGCGGTTCGGCGAGTATGTCGGCAGCGACGAAGCGGGTAACCGCTACTACCAGGACAAGAAGGCGAACCGCCGCTACGTGACCTACAACGGTTACGCCGACGCGTCGTCGATCGGCGCCGGCTGGCACGGCTGGATGCACTACCGGACGGACGTTGCCCCGAGCCAAGCCAAGTATGTCGCGCACTCATGGGAAAAGCCGCACGAGGCCAATCTCACCGGTACGGCCGCGGCTTACCGTCCGGATGGCAGCTTGCTTGGCAAGGGCGAGCGCCCCCGCGTGACCGGCGACTACGACGCCTGGTCGCCTGAATAA
- a CDS encoding DUF2155 domain-containing protein: MIETLAPLMVLAFFGLAVPAMAQPIANPVATFAGLDKITGRITRFDVYIDETVLFGALEITPRACYDRPPSEAQRTSAFLEVDQRSLTGTSKRIFTGWMFADSPALNAVDHAVYDVWLVECKTSSDVPPPDERE, translated from the coding sequence ATGATCGAGACGCTGGCGCCGCTGATGGTGCTGGCGTTTTTTGGCTTGGCGGTTCCGGCAATGGCGCAGCCCATTGCCAACCCGGTGGCCACCTTTGCCGGGCTCGACAAGATTACCGGACGCATCACGCGCTTCGATGTGTATATCGATGAGACCGTGCTGTTCGGCGCGCTCGAAATCACGCCCCGCGCTTGTTACGACCGGCCACCCTCGGAAGCGCAGCGCACGTCCGCTTTTCTCGAAGTCGACCAGCGCAGCCTGACGGGCACCAGCAAGCGCATCTTCACCGGCTGGATGTTTGCCGATAGCCCGGCGCTCAATGCCGTGGACCACGCCGTTTACGACGTGTGGCTCGTCGAGTGCAAAACCAGCTCGGATGTCCCGCCGCCCGACGAGCGGGAATAA
- a CDS encoding SDR family NAD(P)-dependent oxidoreductase: MTREVSMLLRDKAAIVYGASGAVGGAVAKAYAREGARVFLAARGMAGLNAVAEEIRAAGGHAEVLPVDAKDKAAVDAHLADVVAKAGPIKVMFNGVSWDDTQGELLTNMRFDRMLTPVTHALTTWFHTGTAVARHMGENGGGVIVGITANVARWPVPYVGGFGVACAAVENYLRQLGMENGPQGVRVCWVRSPGSPDAPGVREAWQLRANELGVTFEEVHREFAKDTPLRRVTALAQVADAAVLLSSDLAAGMTATLANATGGAQVD; encoded by the coding sequence ATGACCCGGGAGGTTTCGATGTTGCTGAGGGATAAGGCCGCGATCGTTTATGGGGCGAGCGGCGCGGTGGGCGGGGCTGTGGCCAAGGCCTATGCGCGTGAAGGCGCCCGGGTATTTCTGGCGGCTCGCGGCATGGCCGGCCTCAATGCGGTCGCCGAAGAAATTCGGGCCGCGGGCGGGCATGCCGAGGTGCTGCCGGTTGACGCCAAGGACAAAGCTGCTGTCGACGCGCACCTGGCTGACGTGGTCGCCAAGGCTGGGCCGATCAAGGTGATGTTCAACGGCGTCTCCTGGGACGACACCCAGGGCGAACTGCTGACCAATATGCGCTTCGATCGCATGCTGACGCCGGTCACCCATGCCTTGACCACCTGGTTCCACACCGGCACGGCTGTGGCCCGCCACATGGGCGAGAATGGCGGCGGCGTCATTGTCGGCATCACCGCGAATGTGGCCCGCTGGCCGGTGCCCTATGTCGGCGGCTTTGGCGTGGCCTGTGCGGCGGTCGAGAACTATCTGCGGCAACTCGGGATGGAGAACGGGCCCCAGGGCGTACGCGTCTGCTGGGTGCGCTCGCCGGGCTCGCCCGACGCGCCGGGCGTCCGCGAAGCGTGGCAGCTACGCGCCAATGAGCTCGGGGTGACCTTCGAGGAGGTGCATCGCGAATTCGCCAAGGATACGCCACTGCGCCGGGTGACGGCTCTCGCCCAGGTAGCCGATGCGGCTGTGCTGCTGTCGAGCGACCTGGCGGCGGGCATGACGGCGACATTGGCCAATGCCACCGGCGGCGCGCAGGTCGATTAG
- a CDS encoding GyrI-like domain-containing protein: MLTEPKIVEKAPQPYAAILLTLRQPEIAQQAPPLVEDVITWVKAQGGALAGAPFFNYVNFFPGGTMEMQVGMPTKSVLKADGRFATGTLPGGRYASLTATAPYHELHDANMKLDTWAKAQGHKLDGTEDGDRFINAVRMEIYHKDPGEDPSGHPVTEIAFRLAQ, translated from the coding sequence ATGCTGACCGAACCAAAAATCGTCGAAAAGGCTCCCCAACCCTATGCCGCCATCCTGCTGACCCTGCGTCAGCCGGAAATCGCCCAGCAAGCCCCGCCGCTGGTCGAGGATGTTATCACCTGGGTAAAGGCGCAGGGCGGGGCGCTCGCCGGGGCGCCATTCTTCAACTACGTCAACTTCTTTCCCGGCGGCACGATGGAAATGCAGGTCGGCATGCCGACCAAAAGCGTGCTCAAGGCCGATGGGCGTTTCGCCACCGGCACGCTGCCGGGCGGCAGGTATGCGTCGCTCACCGCCACCGCTCCCTATCACGAGCTGCACGATGCCAACATGAAGCTCGACACCTGGGCGAAGGCGCAGGGGCATAAGCTTGACGGCACCGAAGACGGTGACCGCTTCATCAATGCTGTCAGGATGGAAATCTACCACAAGGACCCGGGTGAAGACCCGTCCGGCCACCCCGTGACCGAGATCGCATTCAGGCTCGCGCAGTAG
- the aat gene encoding leucyl/phenylalanyl-tRNA--protein transferase: MAHRQDPFDIEITPELIIRAYRAGIFPMSEDAEDEDLFWVSPEMRGIIPLDGFHLSTSLRKAIRKSGFVVKVDTDFEAIIEGCATVGDDRDSTWINSTIRNVYGELFRRGVAHTVEVWDGTELVGGLYGLAIGGAFFGESMFHRKTNASKMAMAHLVERLKAGGFVLLDTQFVTPHLASLGGIEIPRELYEERLAEALPLNGDWSAWDATARA; this comes from the coding sequence ATGGCCCACCGGCAAGACCCCTTCGATATCGAAATCACCCCTGAACTGATCATCCGCGCCTATCGCGCCGGGATCTTCCCGATGTCGGAGGACGCCGAGGACGAGGACCTGTTCTGGGTCAGCCCGGAAATGCGGGGCATCATTCCGCTTGATGGCTTTCACCTCTCCACAAGCCTGCGCAAGGCCATCCGCAAGTCGGGTTTCGTGGTGAAGGTCGATACCGATTTCGAGGCCATCATCGAGGGCTGCGCCACCGTAGGCGATGATCGGGACTCGACCTGGATCAACAGCACCATCCGCAACGTCTATGGCGAACTGTTCCGCCGCGGCGTGGCGCATACGGTCGAGGTATGGGACGGCACCGAGCTGGTCGGCGGCCTCTATGGGCTCGCCATAGGGGGCGCGTTCTTTGGCGAATCCATGTTCCACCGCAAGACCAATGCCAGCAAGATGGCGATGGCTCACCTGGTCGAGCGACTCAAGGCCGGCGGCTTCGTTCTGCTCGATACGCAATTCGTTACGCCGCACCTGGCCTCACTTGGCGGGATAGAAATTCCGCGCGAGCTCTATGAGGAGCGCCTAGCCGAAGCGCTCCCCCTCAATGGCGACTGGTCCGCGTGGGACGCTACTGCGCGAGCCTGA
- the accC gene encoding acetyl-CoA carboxylase biotin carboxylase subunit yields the protein MFQKVLIANRGEIALRILRACKELGIQTVAVHSTADANAMHVRLADESVCIGPNAAKDSYLNIPSILAACEITGADAVHPGYGFLSENARFAKILSEHKVTFIGPSAHHIEIMGDKITAKKTAVELGIPVVPGSAGAVESDEDALRTAKEIGYPVLIKATAGGGGRGMKVAKTEKDVLEAWSTARTEAKAAFGNDSVYMEKYLGKPRHIEVQVMGDGQGNAVHLGVRDCSLQRRHQKVWEEAGGPTIKPEERDKIGEICAAAMRKLKYSGAGTIEFLYENGEFYFIEMNTRLQVEHPVTERITGIDIVYEQIRVASGEKLSMTQDQVQFYGHAIEVRINAEDPQTFAPSPGTITFYHPAGGVGVRVDSAVYQGYKIPPYYDSLIGKLIVYGRTREECLQRLRRAIDEFVVDGIKTTLPLFQRLIREPDILAGNYDIHWLEKYLAENKV from the coding sequence ATGTTCCAGAAGGTCCTCATCGCCAACAGAGGCGAAATCGCCCTGCGCATCCTGCGTGCCTGCAAGGAACTCGGCATTCAGACCGTGGCGGTGCACTCCACCGCCGACGCCAACGCGATGCATGTGCGCCTCGCCGACGAAAGCGTTTGCATCGGGCCGAACGCCGCCAAGGACAGCTATCTCAATATCCCGTCCATCCTGGCTGCCTGTGAAATCACCGGCGCTGATGCGGTCCATCCCGGTTACGGGTTCCTGTCCGAGAACGCCCGCTTCGCCAAGATTTTGAGCGAGCACAAGGTGACGTTCATCGGCCCGTCGGCCCATCACATTGAGATCATGGGCGACAAGATCACGGCCAAGAAGACGGCCGTGGAGCTGGGCATTCCCGTGGTGCCCGGCTCGGCTGGCGCGGTGGAGAGCGACGAAGACGCACTGCGGACCGCCAAGGAAATCGGCTACCCGGTGCTGATCAAGGCGACTGCCGGTGGCGGTGGCCGCGGCATGAAGGTCGCCAAGACCGAGAAAGACGTTCTCGAAGCCTGGTCGACCGCTCGCACCGAGGCCAAGGCCGCTTTCGGCAACGACAGCGTCTATATGGAAAAGTACCTCGGCAAGCCGCGCCACATCGAAGTCCAGGTGATGGGCGACGGCCAGGGCAATGCGGTGCATCTTGGCGTGCGCGACTGCTCGCTACAGCGCCGCCACCAGAAGGTCTGGGAAGAGGCCGGCGGCCCGACCATCAAGCCGGAAGAGCGCGACAAGATCGGCGAGATTTGCGCCGCCGCCATGCGCAAGCTCAAATATTCGGGCGCCGGCACGATCGAGTTCCTGTACGAGAACGGCGAGTTCTATTTCATCGAAATGAACACGCGCCTGCAGGTGGAGCATCCGGTCACCGAGCGCATCACCGGCATAGACATCGTCTATGAGCAGATCCGCGTCGCCTCGGGCGAAAAGCTGTCGATGACGCAGGATCAGGTGCAGTTCTATGGCCATGCCATCGAAGTGCGCATCAACGCCGAGGATCCGCAGACCTTCGCACCCTCACCCGGTACGATCACCTTCTACCACCCGGCCGGTGGCGTTGGCGTGCGCGTCGATTCCGCAGTCTATCAAGGCTACAAGATCCCGCCCTATTATGACTCGCTGATCGGCAAGCTCATTGTCTACGGTCGCACCCGTGAAGAGTGCCTGCAGCGCCTGCGCCGTGCGATCGACGAATTCGTCGTCGATGGCATCAAGACGACGCTGCCACTGTTCCAGCGCCTGATCCGCGAACCCGATATCCTGGCCGGAAATTACGACATCCACTGGCTAGAAAAGTACCTAGCCGAGAACAAGGTCTGA
- the accB gene encoding acetyl-CoA carboxylase biotin carboxyl carrier protein: MTKSSQDDQDLIRAIAELLNKENLAEIEIEKEDFRVRVTRSYANEGVTYAAPPQYIQAPQQAAPASIAPAGSVPAAAPVAAEDLASNPGTLTSPMVGTAYRSPEPGKPAFVDVGAKVSEGQTLLIIEAMKTMNQIPAHRSGTVTRILVQDAQPVEYGEPLVVIE, from the coding sequence ATGACCAAGTCATCGCAGGACGATCAGGACCTGATCCGAGCCATTGCCGAATTGCTCAATAAGGAAAATCTCGCCGAGATCGAGATCGAGAAGGAAGATTTCCGGGTCCGCGTCACGCGCTCCTACGCCAATGAAGGCGTAACCTACGCTGCGCCACCGCAATACATCCAGGCGCCGCAGCAGGCTGCCCCGGCCTCGATCGCTCCGGCCGGTTCGGTTCCCGCCGCTGCCCCGGTCGCCGCCGAAGACCTTGCTTCCAACCCAGGCACCCTCACCTCCCCCATGGTCGGCACGGCCTATCGGTCGCCCGAGCCCGGCAAGCCGGCTTTCGTCGATGTCGGCGCCAAGGTCAGTGAAGGCCAGACGCTGCTGATCATCGAAGCCATGAAGACGATGAACCAGATCCCGGCGCACCGCTCCGGCACCGTCACGCGCATCCTCGTCCAGGATGCCCAGCCGGTGGAATACGGCGAGCCGCTCGTCGTCATCGAGTAA
- the aroQ gene encoding type II 3-dehydroquinate dehydratase: MAKRVLVLNGPNLNLLGTREPDIYGAHTLKDVEVLCKTSGDELGLHVDFRQSNHEGELVTWIQDARKTADAILINPAAYSHTSVAIHDALKAVGLPVAEVHLSNIHQREPFRHHSYVSSVALGVICGFGITGYRLALVALAEKLK; the protein is encoded by the coding sequence ATGGCAAAGCGCGTTCTCGTCCTCAACGGCCCGAACCTCAATCTGCTCGGCACCCGCGAGCCTGACATCTATGGCGCGCACACGCTCAAGGACGTGGAAGTCTTGTGCAAGACGTCCGGCGACGAGCTGGGCCTCCATGTCGATTTTCGCCAGTCCAACCACGAAGGTGAACTGGTGACCTGGATTCAGGACGCGCGGAAAACCGCCGACGCGATCCTCATCAATCCTGCTGCCTATTCGCACACCTCGGTCGCGATCCATGACGCTCTCAAGGCGGTTGGCTTGCCCGTGGCCGAAGTGCATCTCAGCAATATCCACCAGCGCGAACCGTTCCGGCACCATTCCTATGTGTCGTCGGTAGCGCTTGGTGTCATTTGCGGCTTTGGTATCACCGGGTATAGACTAGCCCTTGTGGCCTTGGCCGAAAAACTCAAATAA